One segment of Desulfonauticus submarinus DNA contains the following:
- the dnaX gene encoding DNA polymerase III subunit gamma/tau, with amino-acid sequence MSIQLTRKYRPQTFAEVVGQDFIKQVLSRAALENKVAHVYLFSGTRGVGKTTIARILAKTINCEKFPTAEPCNKCSNCIAITKGISPDVLEIDGASHTGVDNVRKLREDVFLPPISGNYKVIIIDEAHMLSKAAFNAFLKTLEEPPKHCVFIFATTEPERFPITIISRSQHYVFNALTQSQIESHLQNILNLEGIKYELQAISLIAKRADGSIRDSMSLLAQVLALSGNELQEEDVRKILGLAGEELFQRLFESLIQENLIELHNLVEYLREQGLDLGFFIKEFGLYWRNLFLIAQLKNEANKILGWERDKLDYWINLSKQFGIKRIHASWQMVVEAQRTILKNVDPILDLELLFFNLAYLSKLLGVEELIIEDKRGEIENKISLEKNLNLTLKKRTEKILNEKKDDQEIKEHPLVKKIIEEFDARILAVVKS; translated from the coding sequence ATGAGTATTCAGCTAACTAGAAAATATCGTCCTCAGACCTTTGCCGAGGTAGTAGGGCAAGATTTTATAAAACAGGTTCTTTCGCGGGCTGCTTTGGAAAACAAAGTGGCCCATGTTTATCTATTTAGTGGGACAAGAGGGGTTGGAAAGACAACAATAGCAAGAATTTTAGCAAAAACAATTAATTGTGAAAAATTCCCTACAGCTGAACCTTGTAATAAATGTTCTAATTGCATTGCTATAACTAAAGGCATTTCTCCTGATGTCTTAGAAATAGATGGAGCATCTCACACAGGCGTTGATAATGTTCGAAAATTAAGAGAAGATGTTTTTTTACCTCCTATTTCTGGGAACTACAAAGTCATTATTATTGATGAAGCTCATATGCTCTCAAAAGCAGCCTTTAATGCTTTTTTAAAGACTTTAGAAGAACCCCCCAAACATTGTGTTTTTATTTTTGCTACTACAGAACCAGAAAGATTTCCTATCACTATTATTAGTAGATCTCAGCATTATGTGTTTAATGCTTTGACTCAAAGTCAAATTGAGTCTCATCTTCAAAATATTTTGAATTTAGAAGGCATAAAGTATGAACTCCAAGCTATTAGTTTAATTGCAAAAAGAGCAGATGGTTCTATTCGCGATTCAATGTCTTTATTAGCTCAAGTTTTGGCTTTATCAGGAAATGAACTTCAAGAAGAAGATGTGCGAAAAATTTTAGGGTTGGCAGGAGAAGAATTATTTCAAAGATTGTTTGAAAGTTTAATTCAAGAAAATTTAATAGAGCTACACAACTTAGTGGAATATTTAAGAGAGCAGGGACTGGATTTAGGTTTTTTTATAAAAGAATTTGGATTGTATTGGCGTAATTTATTTTTAATTGCTCAACTTAAAAATGAGGCAAATAAGATTTTAGGTTGGGAAAGAGATAAATTAGACTACTGGATTAACTTATCTAAACAGTTTGGAATAAAAAGAATTCATGCTAGTTGGCAAATGGTTGTAGAAGCTCAGAGGACTATTTTAAAAAATGTTGACCCCATTTTAGATTTAGAGCTTTTATTTTTTAATCTTGCTTATTTGTCAAAGTTATTAGGAGTAGAAGAATTAATTATTGAAGATAAAAGAGGTGAAATAGAAAATAAAATTTCTTTAGAGAAAAATTTAAATTTAACGTTAAAAAAAAGAACTGAAAAAATTTTGAATGAGAAAAAGGATGATCAAGAGATAAAAGAACATCCTTTAGTAAAGAAAATTATTGAAGAGTTTGATGCTAGAATATTAGCTGTTGTAAAAAGTTAA
- a CDS encoding branched-chain amino acid transaminase codes for MLKTEKIWFDGELVPWEEANVHVLTHTLHYGVGVFEGIRCYKCIEGGSAVFRLKEHVQRLFHSAKAVEMEIPFSVEEVAEAIVETLKVNKLEEGYIRPLAFIGSGAMGVHPGKNPVHLVIAVWPWGAYLGEEALKKGIRVKTSSFTRHHVNIMMTKAKVCGNYVNSVLAKREAVADGYDEALMLDPEGYVAEATGENIFIVRNSIIKTPPLDSILPGITRDSLITLAKDMGYEVVEQRFTRDELYSADEAFFCGTAAEVTPIREVDRRVIGSGQAGPTALLLQSEYFKIVKGDNLKYAGWLTKFEI; via the coding sequence ATGTTAAAAACAGAAAAAATTTGGTTTGATGGTGAATTAGTACCATGGGAAGAGGCTAATGTTCATGTACTTACTCATACTTTACATTATGGTGTGGGGGTATTTGAGGGAATTAGATGCTATAAATGTATAGAAGGTGGATCTGCTGTTTTTAGATTAAAAGAACATGTTCAAAGGCTTTTTCATTCTGCCAAAGCTGTAGAAATGGAGATTCCATTTTCTGTAGAAGAAGTGGCAGAAGCTATTGTAGAGACTCTAAAAGTAAATAAACTAGAGGAAGGATATATTCGTCCTTTAGCTTTTATTGGTAGCGGAGCTATGGGAGTGCATCCTGGTAAAAATCCTGTTCATTTAGTTATAGCTGTTTGGCCGTGGGGAGCTTATTTAGGGGAAGAAGCCTTAAAAAAAGGTATAAGAGTAAAAACTTCTTCTTTTACAAGACATCATGTTAATATTATGATGACCAAGGCAAAAGTATGTGGTAATTATGTTAATTCTGTTTTGGCAAAACGAGAAGCAGTGGCAGATGGTTATGATGAGGCTTTAATGCTTGATCCAGAAGGATATGTTGCTGAAGCTACTGGGGAAAATATATTTATTGTTCGTAACAGTATTATAAAAACTCCTCCTTTAGATTCTATTTTACCAGGAATAACTCGAGATAGTTTAATAACTTTGGCTAAGGACATGGGATATGAGGTAGTTGAACAACGTTTTACAAGAGATGAATTATATAGTGCTGATGAAGCATTTTTCTGTGGAACAGCAGCAGAAGTAACTCCTATTAGAGAGGTAGATCGAAGAGTTATTGGAAGTGGGCAAGCAGGTCCAACTGCATTATTATTACAAAGTGAATATTTTAAAATAGTAAAGGGTGATAATTTAAAATACGCTGGTTGGCTTACTAAATTTGAGATTTAA
- the der gene encoding ribosome biogenesis GTPase Der: protein MIPLVVILGRPNVGKSTLFNRLLKKKKSLTHNLPGVTRDNIYGEVIHEKVKFALVDTGGLVLEGEDEFEKEILVQAEEALSDADLVLFVVDGKDGLTPQDKEVARLLRQANKNTLLVVNKVDGFEQEDLLISDFYGLGFPMVAVSAAHGYNVRFLLDQVVENLPFVQSKDNIQMEEQGLKLCVLGRPNVGKSSLVNELFGRKKQIVSSVPGTTRDCVDLVIEKNGRHYILIDTPGVRRKSNIEGSLERFSVLRALKTSKRSDIVFLMVDALEGICHQDKKLISFLQREHIPFIVLVNKIDLLKENELKRIKEEIAYELRFCSYVPVVFTSTVTRAGMGSLVPLAEKVWEKSGIRISTSELNRLLREVQHKHQPPIVRGKRLKFYYVTQTDVYPPEFVFFVNNPSLIKASYKRFLENKIRNLFNLEMVPLKIYFRGRS from the coding sequence ATGATACCTTTAGTAGTAATTTTAGGTCGACCTAACGTTGGTAAGTCGACATTATTTAATCGTTTACTTAAAAAAAAGAAATCCTTAACTCATAATTTGCCAGGTGTTACTCGTGATAATATTTACGGAGAGGTAATACATGAAAAAGTAAAATTTGCTTTAGTTGACACAGGAGGATTAGTTTTAGAGGGTGAGGATGAATTTGAAAAAGAGATTTTAGTTCAGGCTGAAGAAGCCTTAAGTGATGCAGATTTAGTGTTATTTGTGGTGGATGGAAAAGATGGTCTTACTCCTCAGGATAAAGAAGTAGCGAGGTTACTCCGACAAGCTAATAAAAATACTTTACTTGTGGTGAATAAAGTAGATGGATTTGAGCAAGAAGATCTCTTAATTTCAGATTTTTATGGTTTAGGGTTTCCAATGGTCGCTGTATCCGCAGCTCATGGTTATAATGTGCGATTTTTATTGGATCAGGTTGTAGAAAATTTACCTTTTGTGCAAAGTAAAGATAACATTCAGATGGAGGAACAAGGACTAAAACTTTGTGTCTTAGGAAGGCCAAATGTAGGGAAATCTTCTTTAGTTAATGAGTTATTTGGAAGAAAAAAACAAATAGTTAGTTCTGTCCCTGGCACAACTAGAGATTGTGTGGATCTTGTAATTGAAAAGAATGGTAGGCACTATATTTTAATTGATACTCCAGGAGTTAGGCGTAAAAGTAATATTGAAGGAAGTTTAGAACGATTTAGTGTTCTGAGGGCGTTAAAAACCAGTAAAAGATCAGATATTGTTTTTTTGATGGTAGATGCTTTAGAAGGTATATGCCATCAGGACAAAAAACTTATTTCTTTTTTGCAGAGAGAACATATTCCGTTTATTGTTTTGGTTAATAAAATTGATTTATTAAAAGAAAATGAGTTAAAAAGAATAAAAGAAGAAATAGCTTATGAGCTGAGATTTTGTAGTTATGTTCCTGTAGTTTTTACCTCTACTGTAACCAGAGCAGGGATGGGTAGCCTTGTTCCTTTAGCAGAGAAGGTTTGGGAAAAATCAGGAATTAGGATTTCTACCTCTGAGTTAAATAGGTTGTTAAGAGAGGTACAACACAAACATCAACCTCCTATAGTTAGAGGTAAAAGGCTTAAATTTTATTATGTTACTCAGACCGATGTTTATCCACCAGAGTTTGTGTTTTTTGTGAATAATCCTAGTTTGATAAAAGCTTCCTATAAAAGGTTTTTGGAAAATAAAATAAGGAATCTTTTTAACCTGGAAATGGTTCCCTTAAAAATATATTTTAGGGGAAGGAGTTAA
- a CDS encoding sulfide-dependent adenosine diphosphate thiazole synthase — translation MLEEKIISEAIISRYFEDFKSSLSLDVAIVGGGPSGMTAGYYLAKEGFKVALFERKLSIGGGMWGGGMTFNYIVVQEQGREILEDLGIPTKEYKTGYFTVDAVLATTTLASKACLAGVKVFNCMSVEDVVIREENGKKRVSGLVVNYSPVEMAGLHVDPLVLETKFVIEATGHDTEVLKTLVRKNDIKLFTPSGEIEGEKSMWAEVAEENTLKNTQEAFPGIYVCGMAANACFGSYRMGPIFGGMLLSGVKVAKEIAERIKKGD, via the coding sequence ATGTTAGAAGAGAAAATTATTTCAGAAGCCATTATTTCCCGTTATTTTGAGGACTTTAAAAGTAGTCTTTCTTTAGATGTAGCTATAGTTGGAGGCGGACCTTCTGGAATGACTGCAGGATATTATTTGGCTAAAGAGGGATTTAAAGTGGCCTTATTTGAGCGAAAGCTTTCTATTGGTGGAGGAATGTGGGGAGGTGGAATGACCTTTAATTATATAGTTGTTCAGGAGCAAGGTAGAGAAATTTTAGAAGATCTTGGTATTCCTACTAAAGAGTATAAAACGGGTTATTTTACTGTAGATGCTGTTTTGGCTACTACCACTTTAGCTTCAAAGGCATGTCTTGCTGGAGTAAAAGTATTTAATTGTATGAGTGTAGAAGATGTGGTTATTCGAGAAGAGAATGGTAAGAAAAGAGTTTCTGGCTTGGTAGTAAACTATAGTCCTGTAGAAATGGCTGGCTTACATGTAGATCCTTTAGTTTTAGAAACAAAGTTTGTAATTGAAGCTACAGGACACGATACAGAAGTTTTAAAGACATTGGTTAGAAAGAATGATATAAAGCTTTTTACTCCTTCAGGAGAAATAGAAGGAGAGAAATCTATGTGGGCAGAGGTGGCTGAAGAAAATACATTAAAAAATACTCAAGAGGCATTTCCTGGCATATATGTATGTGGGATGGCTGCTAATGCTTGTTTTGGTTCTTATAGAATGGGGCCAATCTTTGGCGGGATGTTGCTCTCTGGCGTTAAGGTTGCTAAAGAGATTGCAGAGCGTATTAAAAAGGGAGATTAA
- a CDS encoding GGDEF domain-containing protein, whose protein sequence is MLKKIIKSISLEFPDPTLEQAFKQEQIKNYLNYMRFSILIGALIYISFTLLDQIITPDVAYTARLTRIIVISIIFFPIFISTFFKKFHQYIYIFLVIIIISTAASIIFIMYISHSNYAHLHFAGIILVFFYSYTFSHLLFKFVNISSIVIWTIYTIYAIGKFNTNHVLFLIDTSFLLGSFIASVYAGYSLEQFSRLNFIALKELKEEKDKLKLASFIDYLTKLYNRRYMEIRLKEAINLYQREKIPISILFIDLDNFKIINDNYGHDFGDIVLKQIAITMNTVLRDKDIVFRYGGDEFCILLFNTDLNQSLQIGRRILNQLKNIKYINQHPVTLSFSGGGLTLNPKIKTVNDIIKKADNLLYKAKKQGKATLLTENL, encoded by the coding sequence ATGCTAAAAAAGATAATTAAATCAATATCTCTTGAATTTCCAGATCCAACCTTAGAACAAGCATTTAAACAAGAACAAATAAAAAATTATTTAAATTATATGCGATTTTCTATCCTGATAGGAGCACTTATATACATTTCCTTTACTCTTTTAGACCAAATTATTACGCCAGATGTAGCATACACTGCTAGACTAACTAGAATAATAGTTATTTCTATAATATTCTTTCCAATTTTTATATCAACCTTTTTTAAAAAATTTCATCAATATATTTATATTTTTTTAGTTATAATTATAATTTCAACAGCAGCAAGTATTATTTTTATAATGTATATATCGCATTCAAATTATGCTCATCTCCATTTTGCAGGAATAATTTTGGTATTTTTCTATTCTTATACATTTTCTCATCTATTGTTCAAATTTGTTAATATATCATCTATAGTAATATGGACAATTTATACTATATATGCTATTGGAAAATTCAATACAAATCATGTCTTATTTTTAATAGACACTAGCTTCCTTCTTGGATCTTTTATAGCATCTGTATATGCTGGATATTCTTTAGAACAATTTTCTAGGTTAAATTTCATAGCATTGAAAGAATTAAAAGAAGAAAAAGATAAATTAAAGCTTGCTAGTTTTATAGACTATTTAACAAAATTATATAATAGAAGATATATGGAAATACGTCTAAAAGAGGCAATAAATCTTTATCAAAGAGAAAAAATACCTATATCTATTCTATTTATCGATTTAGATAATTTTAAAATCATAAACGACAATTATGGACATGACTTTGGAGATATTGTTTTAAAACAAATAGCTATTACCATGAATACTGTATTGCGCGATAAAGATATTGTTTTTAGATATGGAGGAGATGAATTTTGTATTCTTCTATTTAATACTGATTTAAACCAAAGTCTTCAAATTGGAAGACGTATTTTAAATCAACTAAAAAATATAAAATATATCAATCAACATCCAGTCACTCTTAGTTTTAGTGGCGGGGGTCTTACTTTAAATCCTAAAATAAAAACAGTTAATGATATTATAAAAAAAGCAGATAATCTTCTTTATAAAGCAAAAAAACAAGGAAAAGCAACTTTACTAACTGAGAATCTATAA
- the mtnA gene encoding S-methyl-5-thioribose-1-phosphate isomerase → MNHIQFDKVNGILKLLDQRFLPEKEDWFICKTLTDVIYALKEMVIRGAPAIGITAAYGCCILIKEISKYDDWQGKLYRGLENLAASRPTAVNLSWAVNMMRHKLEDLQIKDPQLIYDFWTKEATSLHEFDIEINQKMGKLGADLLEDGDVVMTHCNAGALATGGYGTALGVIRAAVEQGKQIKVIANETRPFLQGARLTAYELAKDGIEVKVACDNACAFLMKNKMINKVIVGADRIAVNGDVANKIGTYGVALLAKEHNIPFYVAAPLYTIDPNTAKGDDINIEQRPKKEVAFINDKKIIPDNVDVLNFAFDITPAHLVSAIITEKDIFRFPYDFKGL, encoded by the coding sequence ATGAATCATATTCAATTTGATAAGGTGAATGGAATATTAAAATTATTAGATCAGCGCTTTTTACCTGAAAAAGAAGATTGGTTTATATGCAAAACTTTAACAGATGTGATTTATGCTCTTAAAGAAATGGTTATTCGGGGGGCACCTGCAATTGGAATTACTGCAGCTTATGGATGTTGTATTTTAATTAAAGAAATAAGCAAATATGATGATTGGCAAGGTAAGTTATATAGGGGATTAGAAAATCTTGCAGCATCAAGACCAACAGCTGTAAATTTAAGTTGGGCAGTGAATATGATGCGTCATAAATTAGAAGACCTACAAATAAAAGATCCCCAATTAATATATGATTTTTGGACAAAAGAAGCTACTTCTTTGCATGAATTTGACATAGAAATAAATCAAAAAATGGGCAAATTAGGAGCTGATTTATTAGAGGATGGAGATGTTGTTATGACTCATTGTAATGCTGGGGCACTTGCTACAGGTGGATATGGAACCGCTCTTGGAGTTATAAGGGCAGCTGTAGAGCAAGGAAAACAAATAAAGGTTATTGCTAATGAAACCAGACCCTTTTTACAAGGGGCAAGGCTTACTGCTTATGAATTAGCAAAAGATGGGATAGAGGTTAAAGTTGCTTGCGATAATGCGTGTGCTTTTTTAATGAAAAATAAAATGATAAATAAAGTCATTGTGGGAGCTGATCGTATAGCAGTGAATGGAGATGTTGCCAATAAGATTGGCACTTATGGCGTAGCTTTATTAGCAAAAGAACATAATATACCTTTTTATGTAGCTGCACCTCTTTATACTATAGATCCTAATACAGCTAAAGGAGATGATATAAATATAGAACAAAGGCCTAAAAAAGAAGTTGCTTTTATTAATGATAAAAAAATTATACCTGATAATGTAGATGTTTTAAACTTTGCTTTTGATATTACACCAGCACATTTAGTTTCTGCAATTATAACAGAAAAAGATATTTTTAGGTTTCCTTATGATTTTAAGGGGTTATAG
- the gatB gene encoding Asp-tRNA(Asn)/Glu-tRNA(Gln) amidotransferase subunit GatB, with protein sequence MREARMEFESVIGLEVHAQLKTKSKIFCSCSTAFGDEPNVNTCPVCTGMPGVLPILNKKVVEFAIKMGLAVNCTINTYSIFARKNYFYPDLPKGYQISQYELPIAEHGYLVIQTNKGDKKIGITRIHMEEDAGKSIHSSSESFIDLNRTGVPLLEIVSEPDLRSPEEAVSYLKALRSILVYLDICDGNMEEGSFRCDANVSIRPKGENTFGIRTEIKNINSFRHVQKALEYEIERQIDLVLDGEEVVQETRLYDPQKNITKPMRSKEEAHDYRYFPDPDLVPLVLDENWINEIKKSLPELPESKFKRFKENYGLGQDEALTLTAEKDLADFFEKTVELGANPKKVSNWILSELLRVLHEHKLGLKESKFTPFQLYNLLELINKGLISGKIGKNIFEHLVLSGDDPEKYVKEKGLIQISDSSELEAIIEKILDNFPKEVERYKNGEKKLQGFFVGQVMKATKGKANPQLVNSILQKKLV encoded by the coding sequence ATTAGGGAGGCAAGGATGGAATTTGAAAGTGTGATTGGGTTAGAAGTCCATGCGCAGCTTAAAACTAAAAGTAAAATTTTTTGTAGTTGCTCTACAGCTTTTGGTGATGAGCCAAATGTTAATACTTGTCCTGTATGTACAGGAATGCCAGGAGTTTTACCAATTTTAAATAAAAAGGTTGTAGAATTTGCTATAAAAATGGGATTAGCTGTAAATTGTACAATAAATACTTATTCTATATTTGCTAGAAAAAATTATTTTTATCCTGATTTGCCTAAAGGTTATCAAATATCTCAATATGAATTGCCTATAGCTGAACATGGGTATCTTGTTATTCAAACTAATAAGGGTGATAAAAAGATTGGGATCACTCGTATTCATATGGAGGAAGATGCTGGTAAATCGATTCATTCTAGCTCAGAAAGTTTTATAGATTTAAATAGAACAGGTGTTCCTTTGTTGGAAATAGTTTCAGAACCAGATTTAAGAAGTCCTGAAGAGGCGGTTTCTTATTTAAAAGCTTTGCGTTCTATTTTGGTCTATTTAGATATTTGTGATGGTAACATGGAAGAAGGAAGCTTTCGGTGCGATGCTAATGTATCTATTAGGCCTAAAGGAGAAAATACATTTGGTATTAGAACAGAGATAAAGAATATTAATTCTTTTCGACATGTTCAGAAAGCTTTAGAATATGAGATTGAGAGACAAATAGACTTGGTTTTAGATGGAGAAGAAGTTGTTCAAGAAACTAGACTTTACGATCCTCAAAAAAATATTACTAAACCCATGAGGAGTAAAGAAGAGGCACATGATTATCGTTATTTTCCTGATCCTGACTTAGTACCATTAGTGTTAGATGAAAATTGGATTAATGAGATTAAAAAGAGCCTGCCAGAGCTTCCAGAGAGTAAATTTAAACGCTTTAAGGAAAATTATGGATTAGGCCAAGATGAGGCCCTTACTTTGACAGCAGAGAAAGATTTGGCTGATTTTTTTGAAAAAACTGTAGAATTAGGAGCAAATCCTAAAAAAGTAAGTAATTGGATATTATCTGAGCTTTTAAGAGTATTGCATGAGCATAAGTTAGGTTTAAAAGAGTCAAAGTTTACACCTTTTCAATTATATAATTTACTTGAGTTAATTAATAAGGGACTTATTAGTGGAAAAATAGGTAAAAATATTTTTGAGCATTTGGTATTATCAGGTGATGATCCTGAAAAGTATGTAAAAGAAAAAGGTTTAATTCAAATATCTGATAGCTCAGAATTAGAAGCTATTATTGAAAAAATATTAGATAACTTTCCTAAAGAAGTGGAAAGATATAAAAATGGAGAAAAAAAGCTTCAAGGATTTTTTGTAGGTCAAGTTATGAAAGCAACAAAAGGCAAGGCTAATCCACAACTAGTTAATTCTATTTTACAAAAAAAGTTAGTCTAG
- a CDS encoding DUF4254 domain-containing protein produces the protein MNKEKFKNLVDKCISFQIESVVEWHLKEEDINIFEIRDNLSLENIVKREHLCNFKLWHVEDRARRIDVDDSVIAQCKRDIDKLNQCRNDWIEKIDLWIMHNILPFLPSVKYKVYNTETIGSVLDRLSILSLKIYHMNEQLFRTDVDDKHVINCKKKLNILKEQHKDLKNSLFYLIDEYFLGKKVPKVYFQFKMYNDPSLNPELYNKK, from the coding sequence ATGAATAAAGAAAAATTTAAAAATTTAGTTGATAAATGTATTAGTTTTCAAATTGAAAGTGTAGTTGAATGGCACTTAAAAGAAGAGGACATCAATATATTTGAAATAAGAGATAATCTTAGTTTAGAGAATATTGTGAAAAGAGAACATTTGTGTAATTTTAAATTATGGCATGTTGAAGATAGGGCAAGACGTATTGACGTTGATGATAGTGTTATTGCTCAATGTAAAAGAGATATTGATAAATTAAATCAATGTAGGAATGATTGGATTGAAAAGATCGATTTGTGGATAATGCATAATATACTACCATTTTTACCTTCAGTAAAATATAAAGTTTATAATACAGAAACAATAGGTTCAGTATTAGATAGATTATCTATTTTAAGTTTAAAAATTTATCATATGAATGAACAGTTGTTTAGAACAGATGTTGATGATAAACATGTTATTAATTGTAAAAAAAAGTTAAACATTTTAAAAGAGCAACATAAAGATCTAAAAAATTCTTTATTTTATTTAATTGATGAATATTTTTTAGGTAAAAAAGTTCCAAAAGTTTATTTTCAATTTAAAATGTATAACGATCCAAGTTTAAATCCTGAATTATATAATAAAAAGTAA